From Methanomassiliicoccales archaeon:
CTTTCTGCTAGCTTTTCGCAGCCTTCGACTCCACAAATTTCTTGCGTCTTTCTCGCTATGCTATTTTCAATACTCATCGTCGGTATATTTGCCAAGTAATTGAAATTCTTTTTTGATAACAAAAAACAACCTATAATAAATATTTTAATATCGAGGCAGATATACCACTGGATGGTAAAAATAGCTCCATCGATTCTGTCTGCAAATTTCTCGTGTTTAGAAATAGAGCTTAGGCGCGTTCAGGATGCTGGTGCAGACTGGATTCATATAGATGTGATGGATGGTCAATTCGTACCGAATATAACAATCGGTCCTGTCGTAATTAAAGCTATTCGCCAAATTTGCACCCTTCCCTTCGATGTTCACCTTATGATTAATTCACCAGAACGATTCATTAATGAATTTTCAGGCGCAGGAGCCGATGTAATTACCGTGCATATTGAGGCAACGAAGGATCCAGAGAGCACCTTGAAGGATATTCGAAGATTGGGGAAAAAAGCTGGGTTATCTCTGAATCCTTCCACTCCACATGATTTAATAGAACCATATCTTGATCTTGTCGATGTCATTCTAGTCATGACTGTCCAGCCAGGGTTTGCTGGCCAGAAATTTCTTCACGAAGTTGTTCCAAAACTAAAGAGAATAAACGCACTCATTGAGAGTTCAAATCGCTCGATCGAACTAGAAGTTGATGGAGGAATCAATAGAGATACCTTCCCAATTGTTATAGAAGCCGGTGCGACGGTCTTAGCTGCAGGAAGCGCCCTTTTTAATTCTAAAGATATGAAGGAAGAAATTCGATTATGGAAAACCTGGTCAAAATAATATG
This genomic window contains:
- the rpe gene encoding ribulose-phosphate 3-epimerase — protein: MVKIAPSILSANFSCLEIELRRVQDAGADWIHIDVMDGQFVPNITIGPVVIKAIRQICTLPFDVHLMINSPERFINEFSGAGADVITVHIEATKDPESTLKDIRRLGKKAGLSLNPSTPHDLIEPYLDLVDVILVMTVQPGFAGQKFLHEVVPKLKRINALIESSNRSIELEVDGGINRDTFPIVIEAGATVLAAGSALFNSKDMKEEIRLWKTWSK